The following coding sequences are from one Homalodisca vitripennis isolate AUS2020 chromosome 7, UT_GWSS_2.1, whole genome shotgun sequence window:
- the LOC124365901 gene encoding zinc transporter ZIP1-like isoform X2, producing the protein MFALLPMIVIKSYRTERDPDKRTQYSRLIGLLNCFAGGVFLGTAMLHLLPNVIDMLNEVKLETKFPIAEFTVAFGFLLVMVVEQTALACKEQEVDTLNPIQRLNQRGPVIDSEICGLRQRQTGCFFESSTGYGAVEHMTDTGCSTVSLSVHNQNCGNTARASQEPSATYLPETVEPKPTSYLRSVLLLTVLSLHSLFEGLAIGLQNNIESIFNIFAAVMIHKLIVAFSVGLSLLQSKLHMASVLSLDVLFALMSPSGLVLGLFVDTFQSSPRQQLFSGMLQGIACGTFVYITCFEVLPKELTQGRDRLLKLLTLLVGFSVTVGIIFIDGR; encoded by the exons GTACTCCAGACTGATTGGTCTCTTGAACTGTTTTGCTGGAGGAGTGTTCCTTGGCACTGCGATGTTGCATCTCCTGCCAAACGTTATTGATATGCTCAATGAG GTGAAGTTGGAGACAAAATTTCCAATTGCAGAGTTCACAGTGGCATTTGGATTCCTGTTGGTTATGGTCGTGGAGCAGACCGCTCTTGCATGCAAGGAGCAGGAAGTGGACACTCTGAATCCAATTCAGAGACTCAATCAGCGTGGACCTGTCATAGACTCGGAAATATGTGGCCTTAGG CAAAGACAGACTGGGTGTTTTTTTGAGTCTTCAACTGGTTACGGGGCAGTAGAACACATGACCGATACTGGCTGCTCTACCGTCAGTCTCTCTGTGCACAATCAAAACTGTGGAAACACCGCAAGAGCT TCGCAGGAACCGTCTGCAACTTATCTACCTGAGACAGTCGAGCCGAAGCCCACGTCCTACTTGCGCTCAGTGTTGCTGCTCACTGTGCTCTCCCTGCACTCGCTATTTGAAGGCCTCGCTATCGGTCTCCAGAACAATATTGAGTCCATCTTCAATATTTTTGCAGCAGTAATGATCCATAAG CTGATTGTGGCGTTCAGTGTAGGGCTAAGCCTGCTCCAGTCCAAGCTACACATGGCCTCGGTGCTGTCCCTGGATGTGCTGTTCGCCCTCATGTCACCTTCTGGTCTTGTGTTGGGACTATTTGTTGACACATTTCAGTCCAGTCCGAGACAACAGCTGTTCTCAGGCATGCTTCAAGGCATCGCTTGCGGCACTTTTGTTTACATCACCTGCTTTGAAGTTCTGCCTAAGGAGCTGACTCAAG GACGAGACCGATTGCTGAAATTGCTGACTCTCTTAGTCGGTTTTTCAGTCACCGTCGGAATTATCTTCATTGATGGCAGATAA